One genomic segment of Funiculus sociatus GB2-C1 includes these proteins:
- a CDS encoding XisI protein yields the protein MEKLERYRQYIRKLLTEQATVEDGNPDIECQLIFDTEHDHYQLLDVGWQGMKRIYNCFIHLDIKDGKIWIQRNMTEVDIALKLLEMGVSKEDIVLGLHSPYKRPYTGYGVA from the coding sequence ATGGAGAAACTAGAACGCTATCGCCAATACATCCGTAAGCTCTTGACTGAACAGGCGACAGTGGAAGATGGAAATCCAGACATTGAGTGCCAGCTTATTTTTGATACCGAACATGACCACTATCAGTTATTGGATGTGGGTTGGCAGGGGATGAAGCGGATTTACAATTGCTTTATCCATTTGGATATTAAGGATGGCAAAATTTGGATTCAACGCAATATGACTGAGGTGGATATTGCGCTGAAACTATTGGAAATGGGGGTATCTAAAGAGGATATTGTTTTAGGGTTACATTCGCCGTACAAGCGTCCTTATACAGGTTATGGAGTCGCTTGA
- a CDS encoding XisH family protein gives MPAKDRFHDAVKQALLKEQWMITADPLTIKIEGVRFEIDLAAEKVLAAEKAGQKIAVEVKSFLSNSALTDFHVALGQFLNYRLALQMSEPDRMLYLAVPFDTFDSFFQERFVQEAVRLYQLKLIVYDPQKEVVIEWRN, from the coding sequence ATGCCTGCAAAAGATAGATTCCATGATGCTGTTAAACAAGCACTCCTCAAGGAGCAGTGGATGATTACAGCCGATCCGCTGACAATCAAGATTGAGGGTGTGAGGTTTGAGATCGATTTGGCAGCAGAAAAGGTCTTGGCGGCTGAAAAGGCAGGGCAAAAAATTGCTGTTGAAGTCAAAAGTTTTCTGAGTAACTCGGCGCTAACTGACTTTCATGTAGCCTTGGGACAATTTTTGAACTATAGGCTTGCCCTACAAATGAGCGAACCGGACAGGATGCTATATTTAGCAGTACCGTTTGATACGTTTGACTCTTTCTTTCAAGAGCGGTTTGTTCAGGAAGCAGTTAGGCTGTATCAACTCAAACTCATCGTTTACGACCCCCAGAAAGAGGTGGTTATCGAATGGAGAAACTAG